The Cycloclasticus sp. genomic sequence TCAATATAGCTCACGACGACGCCCAATCCATGATCGAACATTGGGTTAAAAAAGGTTACGTAAGAAAACTACCGCCCGGCTCGCTTTGCCAAGGTGGTTGTCGTAGTTGCGACCCTGATAGCATAGACATTTATGAATGGAGCAAGACCTAAGCTCACTGAACTTTTCTAAAAAACACTAAAACAGCTTTAGAGAAAATATCGCTACCCATGTTGCTAAACTATCAATAGAGCTAAACGCCTGTGTAAAACCTGCCGATCTGCAGCGCTTTTTACGCTAACAAATCATCTGTAAAAACACGTTCATCTTTCAAGCCAATCCCAGACAATTGCATACGTTTCGCTTCGGTTAGCAAATAAAGTAAGGTATCTGCTGCTTTCTCATAACTAAGCCCAGCCGGCCTGATATTAGACACACAGTTTCTATTCGCATCTGTATTGCCTATTTGCGGTTTATGAACAACATAAGCGCCCAAACTATCAGGGCTACCTAGGCCTGGTCGTTCGCCAATTAAAATAACTGCCATTTTTGCACCGATTAACGCACCAATTTCATCTTCTACCGCAACCCGCCCAAAGCGCGCAACTAGCAACGGTGCAATACGCCAGTTGAGTCCTATTAAGCGAGGTAGCAGCAAGGCCAATACAGCCTTAGCATGTTTATCAGCAGCCATCGCTGACAAGCCATCACTAACAATAAAAACCACCTCATAAGATGCAGCATTATTACGTAATAATTGTTGCGAGTCAGCGTCTAAACAACGCCCTAAATCAGGCCTCGTTAAATAACGAGAGCGATCTTTGGCTTGGCTTTCAAGCAATAAAA encodes the following:
- the eutC gene encoding ethanolamine ammonia-lyase subunit EutC; translated protein: MSDSNISLNDPWFNLKAFTSARIALGRAGGSLRTDDWLDFKLAHAKARDAVHHEFDSDALVKKLMPINGAVLLLESQAKDRSRYLTRPDLGRCLDADSQQLLRNNAASYEVVFIVSDGLSAMAADKHAKAVLALLLPRLIGLNWRIAPLLVARFGRVAVEDEIGALIGAKMAVILIGERPGLGSPDSLGAYVVHKPQIGNTDANRNCVSNIRPAGLSYEKAADTLLYLLTEAKRMQLSGIGLKDERVFTDDLLA
- a CDS encoding FeoC-like transcriptional regulator translates to MILLEIRDYIKAAGSAPVRDLALHFNIAHDDAQSMIEHWVKKGYVRKLPPGSLCQGGCRSCDPDSIDIYEWSKT